One genomic segment of Candidatus Neomarinimicrobiota bacterium includes these proteins:
- a CDS encoding SDR family oxidoreductase codes for MNIMRKILVTGGSGFLGSHLCEKLLKKGNEVLCVDNFYTGTRQNISHLLNNPNFEVLRHDVCFPLFVEVDEIYNLACPASPVHYQHDPVQTTKTSVHGAINMLGLAKRLKAKIFQASTSEVYGDPAIHPQTEDYWGNVNPIGFRSCYDEGKRCAETLFFDYYRQHNLNIKVARIFNTYGPNMHPDDGRVVSNFIVQALKGENITIYGDGRQTRSFCYVDDLINGFVKLMDTDHGFTGPVNLGNPGEFSMLELAETVLSLTGSTSELIFKDLPEDDPKQRQPDISIAKGKLEWEPKISLKEGLEKTISYFETLISV; via the coding sequence ATAAATATAATGCGTAAAATTCTCGTCACGGGTGGATCCGGATTTCTTGGATCTCATCTATGCGAAAAATTGTTGAAAAAGGGGAATGAAGTACTTTGTGTAGATAATTTTTATACGGGTACCCGGCAAAATATTTCACATTTACTGAATAACCCAAATTTCGAAGTATTACGGCACGATGTTTGTTTTCCGCTTTTTGTGGAAGTGGACGAAATTTACAATCTTGCCTGCCCTGCATCGCCGGTACACTACCAGCACGATCCTGTGCAAACGACCAAAACGAGCGTGCATGGCGCTATCAATATGTTGGGGCTTGCTAAACGCTTAAAAGCTAAAATCTTTCAGGCGTCCACAAGTGAAGTATATGGCGATCCTGCCATTCATCCGCAAACTGAGGACTACTGGGGCAATGTAAATCCTATTGGGTTTCGTTCTTGCTATGATGAAGGTAAACGATGTGCCGAGACACTTTTCTTCGATTACTACCGCCAGCATAATTTAAATATCAAAGTAGCACGCATTTTTAATACGTACGGCCCCAACATGCATCCGGACGACGGTCGAGTCGTTTCTAATTTTATTGTGCAAGCTTTAAAGGGAGAGAATATCACCATCTACGGTGACGGAAGACAGACGCGCTCGTTTTGTTATGTAGATGATTTGATAAATGGATTTGTCAAGCTGATGGATACAGATCATGGGTTTACTGGACCGGTCAATTTGGGAAACCCGGGCGAATTTTCTATGTTGGAACTTGCGGAAACGGTTTTGAGTTTGACGGGTAGTACTTCAGAATTAATATTTAAAGATCTTCCGGAAGATGACCCCAAACAGCGCCAGCCGGATATTTCTATCGCAAAAGGAAAGTTAGAATGGGAACCAAAAATATCTTTAAAAGAAGGCCTCGAAAAAACCATCTCGTATTTTGAAACATTGATTTCTGTTTAA